Proteins encoded together in one Tripterygium wilfordii isolate XIE 37 chromosome 14, ASM1340144v1, whole genome shotgun sequence window:
- the LOC120015681 gene encoding DNA topoisomerase 2-like, which produces MPAEKKLPLQTSNNVNTAGAPQKTIEETYQKKTQLEHILLRPDTYIGSIEKHTQTLWVYENDEIVHRSVTYVPGLNKIFDEILVNAADNKQRDPKMDSLKVVIDVEQNFVSVYNNGDGVPVEIHQEEGIYVPELIFGHLLTSSNYDDNVKKTTGGRNGYGAKLTNIFSTEFVIETADGRRQKKYKQVFELLFLVVLLN; this is translated from the coding sequence ATGCCGGCGGAGAAGAAACTCCCTCTTCAGACGAGCAACAATGTCAACACGGCGGGGGCTCCTCAGAAGACGATCGAGGAGACCTACCAGAAGAAGACTCAACTGGAGCATATCTTGCTCCGTCCCGACACCTACATCGGCTCCATCGAGAAGCACACTCAGACTCTTTGGGTATACGAGAACGACGAGATCGTCCATCGATCCGTCACTTACGTCCCTGGCCTCAACAAGATTTTTGACGAGATCCTAGTCAATGCTGCCGATAACAAGCAGAGAGACCCTAAGATGGACTCCTTGAAGGTGGTTATCGATGTGGAGCAGAACTTCGTCAGCGTCTACAATAATGGAGATGGTGTGCCGGTGGAGATCCACCAGGAGGAGGGGATTTATGTACCGGAGTTGATTTTTGGGCATCTATTGACGAGCAGCAACTACGATGATAATGTGAAGAAGACTACTGGAGGAAGAAATGGATATGGTGCTAAGCTCACGAATATCTTCTCCACAGAGTTCGTGATCGAGACTGCTGATGGGAGGAGGCAGAAGAAGTACAAACAGGTATTTGAGCTTCTCTTTCTAGTAGTGTTACTGAATTGA